In Dryobates pubescens isolate bDryPub1 chromosome 8, bDryPub1.pri, whole genome shotgun sequence, a genomic segment contains:
- the GTPBP8 gene encoding GTP-binding protein 8 has translation MAKLGCTVQSPQQLSDAVELAHKMNRNKNQTPDPTEKLLPSEGQRKDLAYAHRPRPPESSRRRRAEPRPAPVAFLPAALRGAGTLLPRMLGPRGWGRGGTAARSVPSLSALSQVLRLEQNRRTGVLFPLQKLARFVAPGVDTAPFRLFQPGLAALQRAEGLFRSDRGHTIDYVSSAVRMDHAPPPDLPEVCFIGRSNVGKSSLIRALFSLSPEVEVRVSKTPGHTKKMNFFRVGKYFTLVDMPGYGYRAPKDFVEMVEAYLQERNTLKRTFLLVDGVVGLQKTDHIGIEMLEEFGIPYVMVLTKIDRASRGVLLKNVLEIQDYVKEKAHGCFPQLFLVSSLEFSGVHLLRCFVAHITGNLPTVEAS, from the exons ATGGCCAAACTGGGCTGCACCgtgcagagcccccagcagctcagcgaTGCTGTTGAGCTGGCACACAAGATGAACaggaacaaaaaccaaacacctgaCCCCACGGAGAAGCTACTTCCCTCAGAGGGTCAAAGGAAGGACCTAGCATACGCACACAGACCCCGGCCGCCCGAGAGCAGCCGGCGGCGCCGCGCCGagccccgccccgctcccgtCGCCTTCCTTCCGGCTGCGCTGCGTGGCGCTGGGACGCTGCTGCCGCGGATGCTGGGGCCGCGGGGCTGGGGCCGCGGCGGCACCGCGGCACGATCGGTGCCGTCGCTGTCCGCCCTGTCCCAGGTGCTGCGGCTGGAGCAGAACCGGCGCACCGGCGTGCTGTTCCCGCTGCAGAAGCTGGCGCGCTTCGTGGCTCCCGGCGTGGACACGGCGCCGTTCCGCCTCTTCCAGCCCGGCCTGGCCGCCCTGCAGCGCGCCGAGGGGCTCTTCAGGTCCGACCGCGGTCACACCATTGACTACGTGAGCTCCGCCGTCCGCATGGACCATGCCCCGCCGCCAGACCTGCCTGAG GTGTGCTTTATCGGCCGAAGCAATGTGGGGAAATCGTCATTAATCCGGGCTTTGTTTTCGCTGTCCCCAGAAGTGGAGGTCAGAGTGTCAAAAACTCCC GGCCACACCAAGAAGATGAATTTCTTCAGAGTAGGGAAGTACTTTACTCTGGTGGATATGCCAGGATATGGTTACCGTGCCCCAAAGGACTTtgtggagatggtggaagcctatTTGCAGGAACGAAACAC CTTGAAGAGGACTTTTCTATTAGTTGATGGTGTAGTAGGACTCCAGAAAACAGATCATATTGGAATAGAGATGCTGGAAGAGTTTGGGATTCCTTATGTG ATGGTGTTAACAAAAATTGACCGAGCTTCCAGGGGAGTGTTGTTAAAGAATGTATTGGAGATCCAGGACTATGTCAAGGAGAAAGCTCATGGATGTTTTCCTCAGTTATTCCTGGTCAG TTCTCTGGAGTTTTCAGGGGTTCACTTGCTGAGGTGTTTTGTAGCCCATATTACTGGAAACCTACCTACTGTGGAAGCCAGCTGA
- the TAF13 gene encoding transcription initiation factor TFIID subunit 13, with translation MADEEEDVPFEEDAEEAGGGLDGGQGRRKRLFSKELRCMMYGFGDDQNPYTESVDILEDLVIEFITEMTHKAMSIGRQGRVQVEDIVFLIRKDPRKFARVKDLLTMNEELKRARKAFDEANYGS, from the exons ATGGCTGATGAAGAGGAGGACGTGCCG TTTGAAGAAGACGCGGAAGAAGCCGGCGGCGGCCTGGATGGCgggcaaggcaggaggaagaggctgtTCTCCAAAGAAT TAAGATGCATGATGTATGGATTTGGCGATGACCAGAACCCTTACACAGAATCAGTGGACATTCTTGAGGACCTGGTAATAGAGTTTATCACAGAAATG ACACACAAGGCCATGTCAATTGGTCGGCAGGGTCGCGTTCAGGTTGAGGACATCGTCTTCCTAATACGCAAGGACCCCCGGAAGTTTGCCAGAGTTAAAGACCTCCTAACTATGAATGAAGAACTGAAACGAGCCAGGAAGGCATTTGATGAAGCAAACTATGGTTCTTGA